In Besnoitia besnoiti strain Bb-Ger1 chromosome IX, whole genome shotgun sequence, a single genomic region encodes these proteins:
- a CDS encoding hypothetical protein (encoded by transcript BESB_015180) — MLIRRPDLDGICLSRLFLGAAESRLGAAAVCTAEEAAGGVHRREGLQFAQDRRQEPRHGGESSVATVGGRKVAEQEVRCFSVCSLSEQFGFFPGLERKSTSSLLPDLLARICLRFAPLFSSLLFFLGCLPPGPSGLFSPLFPRVSRPVRRSSFRCFASSATPPAARAESSSGGELAELLRTAQELSFSRPSPFLASSSTFASPSSFRGSLRSASAWRSASSAPTSLSPPFNARLSPPASASAACSHAATWDEVLFQAHGNLARLSTAELLVLLDAMARFGPACLLSCARSRRRRREANAAPSPAGEGPVGREPSAALSRSQGVRAFTLEQQGFSVDFLEAVQAQAIGKVDELSLEEIAAFSNSFQLLQTGHERFLAAARQRLLAEQTVEEKEAETAEPTLAGGGLGNASSDGDSQAEAASEPWRLLRLWHAAGALGLAAPALAVAAVECFAGAAGAQRRVACSTEDLVFLVRGCAMHLARQSLLLPVSGGAADTPAASRPSLSCLGASASSLASAAAAGEGRREENATERSEEAAFDWNVGGLLLDALAQVEERVSSLDARYVILLFEALALVSYAPGSLVDKVLRTCALPRVPYMRPDEILGLLQTVAALDVQFDDLLQALGERVSQTLPQFELPAMIQLALHFSALDFPPNLLLSEVGARLDEALATCDEETLRQLQTLFERYGLPPERIVAHLDGQLAG; from the exons ATGCTCATTCGTCGTCCCGATCTCGATGGGATTTGTCTGA GCCGTCTTTTTCTGGGGGCGGCCGAGAGCAGACTTGGAGCCGCAGCAGTCTGcacggcggaggaggccgcgggcggcgttcACCGGCGTGAAGGGCTCCAATTCGCTCAAGACAGGAGACAGGAGCCGCGCCATGGCGGCGAGTCCTCTGTGGCGACCGTGGGGGGAAGGAAGGTGGCTGAACAGGAAGTGCGCTGTTTCAGCGTCTGCAGTCTTTCAGAGCAGTTTGGCTTCTTCCCAGGCCTCGAAAGGAAGTCGAcgtcgtctctcctcccCGACTTGCTCGCGCGCatctgcctccgcttcgctccCCTTTTCAGCTCgctccttttcttcctcggctGTCTGCCACCCG GCCCGTCGGGTTTGttttcgcctctctttcCGCGTGTGTCTCGACCTGTGCGCCGGTCCTCTTTTCGAtgcttcgcctcgtctgccacgccccccgcggctcgcgcagagtccagcagcggcggcgagctcgcggagTTGCTTCGCACTGCGCAGGagctctccttctcgcgtcCGTCTCCGTTTctggcctcctcctccacctttgcctccccttcctccttccgcggctctctgaGGTCGGCATCTGCATGGAGGtcggcgagctccgcgccaACGAGCCTTTCTCCGCCCTTCAACGCTCGCctttcgccgcctgcctcggcctcggcagcttgttcgcatgcagcgactTGGGATGAGGTACTTTTTCAGGCGCACGGGAacctcgcgcggctctcgacTGCGGAGCTACTCGTGCTTCTCGACGCCATGGCTCGTTTCGGTCctgcgtgtcttctctcctgcgcgcgctccagGCGAAGACGTAgggaggcgaacgccgcgccctcgcccgcgggggAAGGCCCTGTCGGTCGCGAGCCCAGCGCCGCCTTATCGCGTTCTcaaggcgtccgcgccttcaCACTGGAGCAGCAGGGCTTTTCGGTGGATTTCCTCGAGGCTGTTCAGGCGCAGGCGATCGGGAAAGTCGACGAGTTGAGTCTCGAGGAAATTGCCGCGTTCTCAAACTCCTTTCAGCTCCTCCAAACTGGCCACgagcgcttcctcgcggcggcgagacagaggctTCTAGCTGAGCAAACAgtcgaagaaaaagaagccgAAACAGCTGAGC CcacgctcgccggcggaggcctcggcaACGCGTCCTCCGATGGAGACTCGCAGGCAGAAGCGGCTTCAGAGCCTTGGCGGCTCCTGCGACTTTGGcacgctgcgggcgcgctcggtctcgccgcgcccgccctcgctgtcgctgctgtgGAGTGTTTCGCAggggctgcgggcgcccAGCGCAGAGTCGCGTGTTCCACAGAAG ACCTCGTGTTTCTTGTGAGAGGTTGCGCGATGCATCTCGCCCGCCAGTCACTTCTCCTCCCTGTAtctggcggcgcagcagatacgcccgcggcgtcgcgtccCTCCCTGTCTTGTCTTGGtgcttccgcgtcgtcgctcgcctccgctgcagccgcaggcgaagggcgacgagaggagaacgcgacggagagaagcgaagaggcagccTTTGACTGGAACGTCGGAGGCTTGCTTCttgacgcgctcgcgcaagTCGAGGAACGG GTCTCCAGCCTCGACGCTCGCTACGTCATCCTTCTCTTTGAGGCGCTTGCGCTGGTTTCCTACGCG CCGGGCTCTCTCGTTGACAAGGTGCTTCGCACGTGCGCGCTCCCGCGAGTGCCTTACATGAG GCCCGACGAGATCCTCGGACTTCTGCAGACGGTGGCGGCCCTTGACGTGCAGTTCGATGACCTTCTTCAG GCACTGGGGGAGCGCGTGTCGCAGACTCTTCCGCAGTTCGAACTGCCCGCCATGATCCAGCTAGCTTTGCACTTCTCTGCGCTCGACTTTCCTCCAAATCTGCTTCTCAGCGAG gtcggcgcgcggctcgatGAGGCTCTTGCAACGTGTG ATGAAGAGACtctgcgccagctgcagacgctctTTGAACGCTACGGCCTTCC ACCGGAGAGGATCGTCGCCCATCTGGACGGGCAGCTCGCGGGGTAA
- a CDS encoding L1P family of ribosomal protein (encoded by transcript BESB_015190) has translation MERMARRRPPAGRICFAFLSISLLTTECGPSFLPALQLAAGLSAPWSAELRRGWSVRTPDNPTALFSSPFFALATPRQTSLLRLASSLVSPLSALSSPPAPRSHGSPSCSSAASWLPLSPSPSRTPGMTGARRTRCVQTAHANHSQESARYVRRRFFACVASIHSATHATRQIRTLHATPRRTAHRRCTYTGGLSDVDTQAEERAFGAFLVSRAMHALPVSRSKPGSKRVAVPCRSAARCSLRLPSPREEVFSAAPQLRRAEQLGFMVVLLPSKAASLSVAFSSFFSSHGLGHSAAISSRTPEARRTLLLSAAVPPSSAPESASAAASPAPSSASVSPASPGLGQAPASPRRLNIGERRRLDRMQNWFKQYPYAPEPPVPPKQKSTMKINVDPDNISPDRLPLPSRRLPSSLRWKALAGTAAPAPVTLAAAGAAVEAAHEAVRTLQAGGMPRRRKGKNRKMKKVALARAAVAAAVAAQKAPGLAALKAAAASAERLVSSPLSTESLASAGNSVSEDGIPDPVAVGAADAAALLPSSPSSSSAAERETGGSGASAEGQRSSLLSVLYPSRDAAYPPDLAVFLVKQLSTAKFTETVELHAQLNLGTGTRGKARKGGGSNVSGRVRGFVTLPHGQLGQLAALHPQDAYAEKTPASGETAEQAAEEDGDAAHADEECREEDEGHVGRAARLGRGDCGERSPETPRKAQDEKANAQAESAPLLGGVINVKPESGVVRGNKRGGIWRRKRVIAAFVDKKDEAAALEAGANMVGAERILEEIRTNKISFEVLISTPDMVARLTRYGKILGPKDLMPQTAWGTLTPDFAGAIRLYRQTTIPYKADRFNIIHMPIGLVSMSNEELRENLDAAIASINARRPPSAGNKFFNKIHISSTMGPGIFIDMHHVKLTAAAAARGTQRR, from the exons ATGGAGAGGAtggctcgccgtcgtcctcccgCAGGCAGGATCTGCTTCGCATTTCTCTCTATATCGCTTCTGACCACTGAGTGTGGCCCTTCTTTCCTCCCCGCTCTTCAGCTTGCTGCCGGTCTCTCGGCGCCCTGGAGCGCGGAGCTCCGGCGCGGATGGTCTGTGAGGACTCCCGACAATCCAACTGCCCTGTTTAGTTCGCCTTTTTTTGCGTTAGCGACGCCTCGACAGACTTCTCTGCTACGTCTGGCTTCTTCGCTCGtttctccgctctccgcgctgtcttcgccgcctgcaccTCGCTCTCACGGCTCTCCTTCCTGCTCATCCGCTGCGTCCTGGCTGCCactttcgccgtcgccttcgcggactCCCGGCATGACCGGCGCCCGGAGAACTCGATGCGTTCAAACGGCTCACGCCAACCACAGTCAAGAGAGCGCGCGTTATGTCAGAAGGCGTTTCTTTGCATGCGTAGCGTCAATACACTCTGCAACACATGCGACGAGGCAAATCCGAACACTTCACGCGACGCCACGCCGCACAGCCCACCGCCGGTGTACCTACACTGGAGGGCTGAGTGATGTGGATACTCAAGCGGAAGAGAGAGCATTCGGCGCGTTTCTTGTTTCGCGCGCGATGCATGCTCTCCCTGTGTCTCGCTCCAAACCTGGTTCAAAGCGCGTGGCTGTTCCCTGCCGCTCAGCCGCTCGCTGCTCACTCCGTCTTCCCTCTCCCCGCGAGGAGGTGTTTTCTGCTGCTCCCCAACTTCGCCGTGCGGAGCAGCTGGGATTCATGGTGGTTCTATTGCCTTCAAAAGCAGCGAGCCTttccgtcgccttctcctccttcttctcctcccaCGGGCTTGGCCACTCGGCTGCGATTTCCTCCCGTACACCCGAAGCTCGGCGCACGTTGTTGCTTTCTGCTGCGGTCCCGCCTTCGAGTGCCCCGGAGTCTGCTTCggctgctgcttcgcctgcgcccagTTCCGCGTCTGTgtctcctgcgtctcctggTTTAGGCcaagcgcctgcgtcgccgcgccgccttaACATTGgcgagcggcgtcgcctggaTCGCATGCAGAATTGGTTCAAGCAGTACCCCTACGCGCCCGAGCCGCCGGTGCCGCCTAAGCAGAAGAGCACGATGAAAATCAACGTCGACCCAGACAATATCTCTCCCGATCGGCTTCCGCTGCCATCGAGACGCCTGCCGTCTTCGCTTCGGTGGAAGGCACTCGCGGGCActgctgcgcccgcccccgtcactctcgcagccgccggagCTGCCGTGGAAGCTGCGCACGAAGCTGTGCGTACACTGCAGGCGGGCGGGATGCCTCGCAGGCGAAAAGGCAAGAAccggaagatgaagaaggtcgctctcgcgcgcgcggcggtcgccgccgcggtcgctgccCAGAAGGCGCCGGGGCTGGCGGCCCTTAaggccgctgctgcatccgCAGAGCGCCTCGTCTCATCTCCGCTGTCCACTGAGTCTCTTGCATCTGCGGGCAACTCCGTCTCTGAAGACGGAATCCCAGACCCCGTCGCGGTaggagccgcggacgccgcagcgttgttaccttcctcgccttcttcctcttcggccgccgagcgagaaacgggcggcagcggggcgtctgcggagggACAGCGCTCGTCGCTCTTATCTGTGCTGTATCCTTCTCGGGACGCAGCGTATCCGCCGGATCTAGCAGTCTTTCTAGTTAAGCAGCTGAGCACTGCAAAATTCACTGAGACAGtcgagctgcatgcgcagctgaACCTGGGAACCGGCACCCGGGGGAAGGCGCGCAAAGGCGGCGGCTCGAACGTCTCAGGCAGAGTGAGGGGATTCGTAACGCTGCCGCACGGTCAGCTGGGgcagctcgccgctctccaccCGCAAGACGCTtacgcggagaagacgcccgcgtcgggcgagacggcagaacaggccgccgaggaggacggagacgcggcgcacgcagacgaggaatgcagagaggaggacgaagggCATGtagggcgcgccgcgcgcctaGGCCGGGGAGactgcggagagaggagcccCGAAACGCCGCGCAAGGCGCaggacgagaaggcgaatGCCCAGGCGGAGTCGGCGCCGCTTTTAGGCGGCGTCATCAACGTCAAGCCTGAGTCTGGCGTCGTGAGAGGCAACAAGCGGGGAGGGATTtggaggcgaaagcgagtCATTGCTGCGTTTGTAGACAAGAAGGACGAAGCGGCAGCCCTCGAAGCGG GGGCTAACATGGTCGGTGCGGAAAGGATTCTGGAGGAGATTCGAACGAACAAAATTTCCTTTGAAGTTCTCATCTCCACCCCAGATATGGTAGCTCGTCTGACGCGATACGGCAAGATACTCG GGCCGAAAGATTTGatgccgcagacggcgtggGGCACATTAACGCCCGATTTCGCGGGGGCAATTCGTTTGTATAGACAAACGACGATCCCATACAAGGCAGATCGCTTCAACATTATCCACATGCCCATCGGCTTAGTGTCCATGAGCAACGAAGAACTTCGGGAGAACCTTGATGCAGCCATAGCGTCCATCAACGCCCGCCGTCCCCCCTCCGCAGGCAACAAATTCTTCAACAAAATCCACATAAGCTCCACCATGGGGCCTGGCATCTTTATTGACATGCACCATGTCAAGCTcactgcagccgcagcagcgcgaggcacgcagcgccgctga
- a CDS encoding hypothetical protein (encoded by transcript BESB_015170): MRAVTCRWVALFSVFVTCFLSSFHVFLLDSRLSRLPGFLHRDGSAGGGGPHGRDAPSSLAAPRRPPASSASSVGDWDGHPTLPAAFLEEGDAEQERAAEHRLAELFHQVYPLLDECTGAPYRGSAGRRGLETPSPLADLHTASNHPQGAGGRAKAPCLAPALCASESPRAPVTPPSPWSPNQDAGSASAAALSDAAPLPPLAHIRGRRRHYRLFFIQPLTYYYGMMDRWVTQMASALMEDAARRRLEQQASGEPAVAETDARESAFSTTDISYDVYIWGEGFPGFPAARPPFPSFCSRAAARCGREGSPGGFASCASHNRLFRALFFPSCAAFSSPSPGAASFGRALSRRFGPQTPNDIFLLHWTHLTRFSDAEGRFRNYDAQFWRAGLHPSSLIVLIEHEWEDDAHRRLLAVQPNLVLHTYSQLLAFGPASKTLVSLGALAGGETGVLRPPRGSHPGDAAETPSPTGLQRVETSTPAGAGDGADANAATRASARRPSRWPLAANAPRVARSARDAFFSALGEWISNAYRPPPTTRVYFSQRFRAQAAEKPQAPAAELLEALLPHGISAACILRGVAPSPLAPGLPAAGAASRRAEATGGGGERGAPGDEEPLASAQDAAGAKAANAAAREAERQSRRAFVEARVETLLRSPRPIDLLTAGNASCSMYPTRDLFSVLFRELAKSQKTAEPETQKLPTGERTESGGDSSTQTATADAPLQGAEGGGGGRAPQGPETRSPRRLTVHQVRHGGYTEAKTHTTISREFPQNFDQLERRFALCEEDARRSRGSQRGDAEECSQVRVTSAEGSEGNRLEEEEEAGRDSGGGATAWASGEQSVKGSRPFTSSHLSAFTKQLNQHRGAYLGSMMQAKICLYGSAEGWVLRKAIEMLASGCIVAEVLLGRRLEKRRKNERTPARGGEPPSGARETEGRENDGEAVAGRRETKPMESAEEERHREARAKRSGEAPPQRLRDDAERRHARQSRFGSREDARFPGDARDFIIPIKIDLEAILRRDETRGKRQAAEERLILAIRQATDAEERRQGAHSEEGEGDRHEEDDDAFIGLRHHENWDIYRALCDLGDETKRLIAEEMRTQLARLVDCVETGELDALRRQAMLFALLQRDYAQVFRDYFFPAVEAYRRGVRGRLLREGDEAGGLGCGAPSPFSSSGACRGLHSSSERFGELADGAPAWRYRSLYRTLLKTLPEKYLLEPVLRVLRAIVPWRLLRWR; encoded by the exons atGAGGGCGGTGACCTGCCGCTGGGTGGCTCTTTTTTCGGTTTTTGTCacctgttttctctcctccttTCACGTCTTTCTGCTCGAttcccgtctctctcgcctgccggGTTTCCTCCATCGCGATGGctccgcggggggcggcggtccccacggccgcgacgccccctcctccctcgcggcgcctcgccgcccgccagctTCCTCAGCGTCCTCTGTGGGAGACTGGGATGGGCACCCGACGCTCCCTGCTGCCTTtctcgaggaaggcgacgcagagcaggaacgcgccgccgagcacAGGCTCGCAGAGCTCTTCCACCAAGTGTATCCGCTTCTGGATGAATGCACAGGCGCCCCCTACAGAGGAAGCGCTGGGCGGCGGGGTCTGGAGACCCCTTCGCCCCTGGCCGATCTCCACACAGCCTCGAATCATCCCCagggcgctggaggccgcgcgaaggcgccttgCCTCGCTCCGGCTTTGTGCGCCAGCGAGagtccgcgcgcgccagtcacgcctccctctccctggTCGCCGAACCaagacgcaggcagcgcttctgcagctgcgctctcagatgcggcgccgctgccgcccttgGCGCACAtccgaggccggcgccggcacTACCGACTCTTCTTCATCCAGCCCCTCACGTACTACTACGGCATGATGGACCGCTGGGTGACGCAGATGGCCTCCGCGCTGATGGAGGACgctgcgcgaagaaggctggAGCAGCAGGCTTCTGGCGAGCCAGCAGTCGCAGAgaccgacgcgcgcgagtctgcgtTTTCGACGACAGACATCTCGTACGACGTCTACATCTGGGGCGAAGGATTTCCAGGCTtccctgctgcgcgtccacccttcccctccttctgttcgcgcgcggcagcccgaTGCGGACGGGAGGGTTCCCCAGGGGgcttcgcgtcctgcgcctcgcacaACCGACTCTTCCGCGCGCTTTTTTTCCCTTCatgcgcggccttctcctccccctcgcccGGGGCGGCGTCCTTCgggcgcgcgctgtcgcggcgcttcggtCCGCAGACGCCCAACGACATTTTCCTGCTTCACTGGACGCACCTGACGCGCTTTTCAGACGCCGAGGGGCGCTTCCGCAACTACGACGCGCAGTTTTGGCGCGCCGGGCTCCACCCTTCCTCGCTGATTGTCCTGATCGAACACGAGtgggaggacgacgcgcatCGCCGGCTCCTCGCGGTGCAGCCGAACCTCGTCCTGCACACCTACAGCcagcttctcgccttcggtCCCGCCAGCAAAACACTTGTGAGCCTGGGCGCCCTCGCAGGGGGCGAGACCGgcgtcctgcggccgccgcgcggcagccacccaggcgacgccgcggagacgccctcgCCTACGGGCCTGCAGAGGGTCGAGACCTCGACGCCTGCCGGAGCTGGAGACGGAGCagacgcgaacgcggcgacgcgagccagTGCGAGAAGACCCAGCAGGTGGCCTCTGGCTGCCAATGcgccgcgggtcgcgcggtcggcgcgcgacgcgttcttctctgcgctcggGGAATGGATCTCAAACGCCTACCGGCCGCCGCCAACGACGCGCGTCTACTTCAGCCAGCGCTTCCGGGCTCAGGCTgcggagaagccgcaggcgcccgcggcggagctgctcGAGGCTCTCTTGCCTCACGGCatcagcgccgcctgcatcctgcgcggcgtcgccccgtCGCCTCTGGCCCCCGGGCttcctgcggcgggcgcggcgagtcgcCGAGCGGAAGCgacaggcggaggaggggagcGAGGAGCGCCTGGAGACGAAGAACCGCTCGCAagcgcgcaggacgcggcgggcgcgaaggcagcaaacgccgccgcgagggaggcggagaggcaaagcaggcgcgcctttgtggaggcgcgcgtcgagacgctcctgcgcagcccgcgcccgATAGACTTGCTCACCGCCGGCAACGCGAGCTGCTCCATGTACCCTACGCGGGACTTATTCAGCGTCCTTTTCAGGGAACTGGCGAAGTCGCAGAAGACCGCAGAGCCCGAAACGCAGAAACTACCGACGGGCGAGCGaacagagagcggcggagacagcagcacacagacggcgacagccgacgcgcctctccaaggggcggagggagggggcggggggcgagcGCCCCAGGGGCCAGAGAcccgcagcccgcgccgcctgacAGTCCACCAAGTTCGGCATGGCGGCTACaccgaggcgaagacgcacacTACCATCAGCCGCGAGTTTCCGCAGAACTTTGATCAACTCGAGCGGCGCTTTGCTCTgtgcgaagaagacgcgcgaaggTCACGGGgctcgcagcgcggcgacgccgaagaatGCAGCCAGGTGCGCGTTACCAgcgcagaaggaagcgaagggaACCGCttagaggaggaggaggaggccgggAGGGACTCTGGGGGAGGCGCGACAGCGTGGGCGAGCGGGGAGCAGAGCGTGAAAGGCAGCCGGCCGTTTACGTCTTCTCACCTGAGTGCATTTACGAAGCAGCTGAATCAGCACCGCGGCGCCTACCTCGGCTCCATGATGCAGGCGAAGATTTGTCTCTATGGCAGCGCGGAGGGCTGGGTACTACGGAAGGCGATCGAGATGCTGGCGAGCGGCTGCATCGTCGCCGAAGTGCTTCTCGGGAGGAGATtggaaaagagaagaaagaacgAGCGCACCCCCGCCCGAGGTGGCGAACCCCctagcggcgcgcgagagacagaaggcCGCGAGAACGATGGAGAGGCtgtcgcaggccgccgcgagacgaagccgatggagagcgcagaggaggagcgtCACCGAGAAGCACGCGCCAaacgcagcggagaagcgccgccgcagcggctccgagacgacgcggagaggcgccacGCCCGACAGTCGCGGTTCGGatcgcgcgaagacgcgcgattTCCAGGAGATGCACGCGATTTCATCATTCCGATTAAGATCGACTTGGAGGCGATCCTCCGCAGAGACGAGACTCGCGGCAAACGCCAGGCAGCCGAAGAGCGTCTGATTCTCGCCATCCGACaagcgacagacgcagaggagcgacgccAGGGCGCGCATagcgaggagggggagggagacagacatgaggaggacgacgacgcttTCATCGGCCTCCGGCATCACGAGAACTGGGATATTTACCGCGCGCTGTGCGATTTAGGGGACGAAACCAAGCGGCTGATCGCCGAAGAGATGCgcacgcagctcgcgcgcctcgtagATTGCGTTGAGACAGGCGAACTCGACGCGCTGAGGAGGCAAGCGATGCTGTTTGCTCTGCTCCAGCGTGACTACGCTCAAGTGTTTAGAGATTACTTCTTCCCCGCCGTTGAG GCCTACCGCCGGGGCGTCAGAggccgccttctgcgcgagGGCGATGAGGCCGGAGGTTtgggctgcggcgcaccctcgccgttttcttcttcgggCGCCTGTCGCGGCCTCCATTCTTCCTCAGAGAGATTTGGCGagctcgccgacggcgcgccggcgtggcGATATCGAAGTCTGTACAGAACTCTCCTCAAAACGCTGCCTGAGAAGTATCTCCTGGAGCCCGTTCTGCGCGTTTTGCGGGCGATCGTCCCgtggcgtcttctccgctggcgATGA
- a CDS encoding katanin-like family protein (encoded by transcript BESB_015200), with the protein MSHHRRHLRSPPHLQAPSDMLKHTDRGRVYLSRRNKAVVVIEGSPAAFCVATYEGLPEEKAAQATGRFSLKATLEAAPSGHLDGQALYLVFDLQKAGDVTGACDFCALNLNCSTREYRVESYGAGGNLRVLQTAANVAALRPNEPVSVRLMFHADVISVEINEAIVTDSLHVGRWPALPVECAYTRGVGVAVYGRTRALVSKFSLTSECPTLRVARPSLSLGSDELTARSLATVERTADCSFASTRLVEEEGPRRDAEETELAAMLERDILREPLQVSFDDVAGLSDAKRLLKEAVILPSLLPELFRGVREPWRGFLLFGPPGTGKTLLAKAVASATQWTFFACSLATLTSKWRGESEKLIRALFQTARARGPTVLFFDEIDALMARRGSASEHEASRRAKSELLIQLDGLTAAAVRRNRAGEEPETDTGGEGLAPDHILVLATSNTPWDIDDALRRRLEKRIYVPLPDRAAREHLLRIHVGDISSAEDLDLSTVADRTENFSGADLQHLCREACMNPIRRVFADLSLDEIREKRATGAFDKDAVQVTMADFEQALQKARPSINAAEIKKYEAWDAAFGNR; encoded by the exons ATGAGTCATCATCGGAGACATCTTCGTTCCCCTCCGCATTTACAAGCACCGTCGGACATG CTCAAGCATACGGACCGAGGACGCGTTTACCTCTCTAGAAGAAATAAAGCGGTCGTGGTCATAGAAGGCAGTCCTGCcgctttctgcgtcgccacATACGAAGGCCTgccagaggagaaggccgcaCAGGCGACAGGCCGTTTCTCACTGAAGGCCACTCTGGAG GCTGCTCCATCAGGGCACCTCGACGGCCAAGCCCTCTACCTCGTTTTCGATCTCCAGAAA gcaggcgacgtGACTGGGGCGTGTGACTTTTGTGCCCTGAATTTAAATTGCTCCACTCG GGAATATCGCGTTGAGAGCTACGGGGCCGGAGGAAATCTACGCGTCCTCCAG ACCGCTGCGAACGTGGCGGCACTCCGCCCCAACGAACCGGTTTCCGTGCGGCTCATGTTTCATGCTGACGTGATCAG CGTGGAGATAAATGAGGCTATCGTGACGGACAGCCTCCACGTCGGTCGCTGGCCTGCTCTGCCAGTCGAATGTGCATATACGCGCGGCGTGGGGGTTGCGGTATACGGTCGGACGCGCGCCCTCGTTTCCAAGTTCTCACTCACTTCAGAGTGCCCGACTCTGAGAGTCGCGA GACCCTCCCTCTCTTTGGGAAGTGATGAGCTAACTGCGAGATCCCTCGCCACCGTGGAACGCACGGCGGACTGCTCATTTGCCTCGACCAG GCTCGTGGAGGAAGAGGGACCCCGCcgggacgccgaggagacggagCTCGCCGCCATGCTTGAGCGCGACATTCTTCGCGAGCCCCTCC AGGTCTCTTTCGACGACGTGGCGGGTTTGTcagacgcgaagcgcctgCTGAAGGAGGCAGTGATtcttccttcgcttcttccggAGTTGTTCAGAGGTGTGCGAGAGCCGTGGAGAGGCTTCCTGCTGTTTGGGCCTCCAGGGACCG GCAAAACCCTTCTGGCGAAGGCAGTGGCGTCTGCGACGCAGTGGACGTTTTTCGCGTGTTCGCTGGCGACTCTCACCTCCAAGTGGCGCGGCGAGTCTGAAAAACTCATTCGCGCTCTCTTCCAA ACGGCTCGCGCCAGGGGCCCAACTGTCCTTTTTTTCGACGAAATCGACGCCCTGATGGCCAGGCGGGGGTCGGCCTCAGAGcacgaggcctcgcgccgcgcaaaGAGCGAGCTGCTCATTCAGCTCGATGGCTTAACTGCTGCGGCGGTTCGTCGCAACCGGGCCGGCGAGGAGCCTGAAACAGACACAGGCGGAGAAGGGCTCGCCCCTGACCACATTTTAGTCCTCGCCACCTCAAACACGCCGTG GGACATTGAcgacgctctgcggcgccgcctagAGAAACGGATCTACGTCCCGCTGCCTGAccgggcggcgagggagcaCCTGCTGCGCATTCACGTGGGAGATATTTCT TCAGCTGAAGACCTCGATTTGTCCACCGTGGCGGATCGCACGGAGAATTTCTCTGGTGCCGATCTCCAGCACCTCTGTCGCGAGGCCTGCATGAACCCGATTCGTCGCGTTTTCGCCGATCTCTCCCTCGACGAAATAAGGGAAAAACGTGCAACGGGCGCGTTCGATAAA GACGCAGTTCAAGTCACCATGGCAGACTTCGAGCAAGCCCTGCAGAAAGCGAGACCGTCGATAAACGCTGCAGAGATCAAGAAATATGAAGCATGGGACGCGGCGTTCGGCAACCGATGA